In a single window of the Elaeis guineensis isolate ETL-2024a chromosome 4, EG11, whole genome shotgun sequence genome:
- the LOC105042508 gene encoding subtilisin-like protease: MSSMVIPFFLSILFLSHLASMAISQETISSTLKTYIVHVHRAPSAAVFASSDEREEWYKSFLPTGIASSGEPPRMIYSYKNVISGFAARLTERELAEMKKKPGFAHAYLDRILPLQTTHSPEFLGLSRGTPGFWNDSNYGKGVIIGVLDSGISPNHPSFGDEGMPPPPSRWKGACEFDASYCNNKLIGARNFVRGASATDAAPRRVTLQGPYDYDGHGTHTASTAAGNFVENANVNGLANGTASGVAPLAHLAIYRICDLDGCAYSDVLAGMDAAVDDGVDVISISLAGSSFPFYYDSIAIGTLGAIQKGIFVSCAAGNSGPDSASLSNEAPWILTVGASRIDRLLRTTVTLGSGVELDGESAYQPSSFRSSQLPLVYPGASGNRSVALCSNRSLDGIDVRGKIVLCFEGEVDVESKGETVRSAGGLGMIIANLRQEGVSTFSEVNVLPASHVSFPDGQTIKRYIKSASTPTASITFKGTLMKTKPAPALAFFSSRGPNQADRNILKPDIVGPGMNILAAWPFEVGHSDTATRYNIMSGTSMATPHLSGIAALLKSSHPDWSPAAIKSAIMTTADLTANDGNRITDETGTTADFFGVGAGHVNVSRANNPGFIYDINPDDYIAYLCGLSYTDRLVSVVARRSVKCSDIGSIAGKDLNYPSFMVFLDASNGYTVEVTRTVTNVGAPRSTYDVDSTSISDKVKVEVRPTRLSFTKANEILRYNVTFSSSSSSNGGEINYQGYLRWISSDGGVTVRSPMMVSVK; encoded by the coding sequence ATGTCAAGCATGGTCATCCCTTTCTTTCTATCCATTCTCTTCCTTTCTCATCTTGCGTCCATGGCCATTAGCCAGGAGACCATCTCCAGCACCCTGAAGACATATATAGTTCACGTACATCGGGCACCCAGCGCTGCGGTGTTCGCCTCCTCTGACGAACGGGAGGAGTGGTACAAGTCTTTCCTGCCCACCGGAATAGCAAGCTCAGGCGAACCACCTCGAATGATTTATTCATACAAAAACGTCATCAGTGGCTTTGCCGCTCGATTGACAGAGAGAGAGCTGGCAGAAATGAAGAAGAAACCCGGCTTCGCACATGCGTACCTCGATCGGATCCTTCCTCTGCAAACAACCCACTCCCCTGAGTTCTTGGGACTCAGCCGCGGCACGCCGGGGTTCTGGAATGACTCCAACTACGGCAAAGGCGTCATAATTGGAGTCCTGGACAGCGGAATCTCGCCTAACCACCCATCCTTTGGTGACGAGGGGATGCCCCCTCCGCCATCCAGATGGAAGGGTGCTTGCGAGTTCGATGCCTCCTACTGCAACAACAAGCTCATCGGCGCAAGGAACTTCGTCCGAGGTGCCTCGGCCACGGATGCTGCACCCAGAAGAGTGACGCTGCAAGGACCCTACGATTATGATGGACATGGCACGCACACGGCTAGCACGGCGGCCGGCAACTTCGTCGAAAACGCCAACGTCAATGGTCTAGCTAATGGCACAGCATCTGGCGTGGCACCTTTAGCTCACCTTGCCATCTATAGGATATGTGATTTAGATGGTTGCGCGTATTCCGACGTGTTAGCAGGGATGGATGCTGCCGTCGATGATGGAGTCGACGTGATATCCATATCCCTTGCTGGATCCTCCTTTCCTTTCTACTACGACAGCATCGCAATCGGCACATTGGGGGCGATCCAGAAGGGAATCTTTGTCAGTTGCGCTGCAGGGAATTCAGGACCGGACTCCGCTTCGCTATCTAACGAGGCACCATGGATTCTGACGGTCGGCGCCAGCAGAATAGATCGCTTACTGAGAACAACGGTGACACTTGGGAGCGGAGTGGAGCTCGATGGCGAATCTGCTTACCAGCCAAGTAGCTTCCGCTCCTCCCAGCTGCCTTTGGTCTACCCCGGAGCGAGCGGTAATAGGAGTGTGGCTTTGTGCTCTAATAGGTCGCTGGATGGGATCGACGTCCGGGGGAAGATCGTGCTATGTTTTGAAGGCGAGGTGGATGTGGAGTCCAAGGGCGAAACTGTGAGGAGCGCCGGAGGGCTGGGCATGATCATCGCGAATCTGAGGCAAGAAGGGGTCTCCACCTTTTCTGAAGTTAATGTACTACCGGCGTCGCATGTGAGCTTCCCCGATGGCCAGACGATCAAACGGTACATCAAGTCAGCATCGACTCCCACGGCGTCGATCACCTTCAAAGGCACATTGATGAAAACAAAGCCGGCCCCGGCTCTCGCTTTCTTCTCCTCGAGAGGGCCGAATCAGGCCGACCGAAACATCTTGAAGCCAGACATCGTCGGTCCGGGGATGAACATTTTAGCTGCATGGCCCTTCGAAGTCGGACATTCCGACACCGCCACCAGATATAACATAATGTCCGGCACTTCCATGGCCACCCCACACCTCAGTGGAATTGCAGCTCTACTCAAAAGCTCACATCCAGACTGGTCCCCAGCAGCAATCAAGTCTGCGATCATGACGACGGCCGACTTGACGGCTAACGATGGCAATCGGATCACTGACGAGACAGGAACTACGGCGGACTTCTTCGGCGTCGGTGCTGGCCATGTCAACGTATCAAGGGCCAATAACCCGGGCTTCATATATGATATCAATCCTGATGACTACATCGCTTACCTCTGTGGTCTGTCATACACTGATCGGCTAGTGAGCGTGGTTGCTCGCCGTTCGGTCAAGTGTTCCGATATCGGGAGCATCGCCGGCAAAGATTTGAACTATCCTTCCTTCATGGTGTTCTTGGACGCCAGCAATGGCTATACGGTGGAGGTCACACGGACGGTGACCAATGTGGGAGCGCCGAGATCGACCTACGACGTAGATAGCACATCTATTTCAGATAAGGTGAAGGTGGAAGTGAGACCCACAAGGCTCTCGTTTACCAAAGCCAATGAGATTCTTCGCTACAACGTTACtttcagcagcagcagcagcagcaatggAGGAGAAATTAATTATCAGGGATACTTGCGGTGGATTTCATCTGATGGTGGTGTAACTGTTAGAAGTCCGATGATGGTATCCGTTAAGTGA